GGCCTGGGCAATCGCCTCGACCTCCGAGAGCTGGACGCGATCGTTGACGCCGCGCACCTCTTCCTCCGGTGCCGTCACGATGGCGGTGGTCAGGCCGCTCGCGCGCGCCACAGCGACGATATCGGTCAGGTAATACTCGCCCTTGGCATTGGCATTGCCGATCCGTTTCAGGAGATCGAGCACGTGCCGGCCGGCGAGCGCCATCAGCCCGCCATTGCACAGCGTGATCGCGCGCTGGGCTTCCGTCGCGTCCTTCTCCTCGACAATGCCGGCAAGCACGCCGTTCTCGACCACCAGCCGGCCATAGCCGAAGGGATTGGCCGCCTCGAAACCGAGCGCCACCACATCGGCGCCTGCCGCAACCGCCGCGCGCAGTCTGGCAAAGGTCTCGGGACGCACCAGCGGCGTATCGCCAAAGGCGACGATCACATCGTCGTAGCCCTTCGCGAGTGCCTCTTCGGCTTGCAGGACGGCATGCGCCGTGCCGAGCCGTTCGCGTTGCACGTGGACACTCGCATCCGGCACCAGCCGGCGCGCTTCCGCAGCGACATCTTCGCGGTCGGGGCCGATCACCACGGCCGCAGCCGTGCCGCCGGCTTCTGCCACCGCACGCAGCACATGGCCGACCATGGAGAGCCCCGCCACCTCGTGCAGCACCTTCGGCCGGGCGGACTGCATGCGGGTGCCCTCGCCGGCGGCGAGCACGACGGAAAGGCAGGTGCGGTCGGTCATCGGGCTTGTCCGGTTCGAATCGATGGCAATCTTGCGATCAGCCGAGGCCCTTGGCGAGCCGGTCAAAGGCCATCAGCGTCTTCAGCAGGCCTTCGAGCTCCGCGAGCGGCACCATGTTCGGGCCGTCGGAGGGCGCCTTGTCCGGATCGGGATGGGTCTCGATGAACACGCCGGCGACGCCGACGGCCACGGCTGCCCGCGCCAGCACCGGCACGAACTCGCGCTGGCCGCCCGAGGTCGCGCCCTTGCCGCCCGGCTGCTGGACCGAATGGGTGGCATCGAAGATGACGGGAGCGCGGGTGGTTTCCGCCATGATCGGCAGCGCCCGCATGTCGGACACCAGCGTGTTGTAGCCGAACGAGACGCCGCGCTCGGTCACCATCACATTGGGATTGCCGGCTTCCGTCACCTTGGCGGCGACATTGGCCATGTCCCAGGGCGCCAGGAACTGGCCCTTCTTGACGTTGACGACGCGGCCCGTCTGCGCGGCGGCGACCAGAAGATCGGTCTGACGGCAGAGAAAGGCCGGAATCTGCAGGATGTCGACCACCTCGGCCGCGGCCGCGCAATGCTCGATCTCGTGCACATCGGTGATGACAGGCAGACCCAGCGTCTCCTTGATCTCGGCGAAGATCGGCAGCGCCGCGGACAGGCCGATGCCGCGCGACGACTTACCCGAGGTACGGTTCGCCTTGTCGAAGGACGACTTGTAGACGAGCCCGATTCCCAGCCGCGTCGTGATCTCCTTGAGGGCGCTGGCGACTTCCAGCGCATGGGCGCGGCTTTCCATCGCGCAGGGGCCGGCGATCAGGGCCAGTGGCAGGTGATTGCCAAAGCGGACGGAGCCGGCGGCGACGACGCGGCCGGACGGTTTCAATGCGGATGCCATGGGCCTCTCCCGTTGGGCCCTGCTTCTGGCAGAGCCAGGCCAAGGGAGCAACAGGAAGGGACAGGATCAGCTGGCGAGATCAGGTCAGTCGATGATCGCATGCGGCACGAAGCGCGAGAGATTGCCGGTGACCAGGCCCTTGTCCTCGCGGATGCCGATGCCGGCCGGCTCGGTATCGACGATCCAGGAGCCGATCACCGGCCGCATCCCGTCGAACACCGCATCGGGCGCCAGCGCCTGCAGCACGCGCGGCACCTGATCGTAGGGCCCCTCGGGAAAGGCGACCGTCACCCCTGCCCGCTTGATCTCCACATTGGCGCCCTCGCGCGAGAAGATGGGCTTCGCCACATGGTCGCGGGCAAGCGCTGAGGCCGCCGGATCGCCCTCGTGATAGGCCTCAAGCAGGTTCGGGTGGCCCGGCGCGATCTTCCACAGTTCCGGCAGGATCGCCTTGGTGGAGAGCAGCATCTTCCAGGCTGGCTCGATCCAGGTGGTGCGCGCCTGCGGGATCGCCGCGCCAAACGGCTCGTGGATCAGCCATTCCCAGGGATAGAGCTTGAAGATGCGCTGGATCGGTCGGTTCTCATCGTCGACGAACTGGTTCAGCCCGTCGCGGCCGATATCGGCAATGTCGATCAGTTTGACCTGATGTCCGGCCTCGCGCGCGCAATCGGCGAGATATTCAACGGTCTTGCGGTCTTCCAGCTCGGATGAGAACGCCGTCATATGGAAGGGCGTGCCAAAGCGCGGGAAAGCCTTGAACCGCGCGATCAGCTTGTCGTGCAGGGAATTGAACTGGTCGGCACTGCCGGGCAGCTTGCCAGTCGCGATCCGGTCCTCCAGCCAGAGCCACTGGAACACGGCGGCCTCATAGGCGGAGGTCGGCGTGTCGGCATTGAATTCGAGCAGCTTGGCCGGCCCGTTTCCGCCATAGACAAAGTCGAACCGGCCATAGAGCGACATGTCGCTCCTGTTCCACGACGTCTCTATGAAAGACCAGAAGGATTCGGGGATGGCGAGGCGCTTCAGATAGGCCTCGTCGCGCACCGCGCGGCCCGCCAGTTCGCCGCAGAGAGCGACCATCTCGGAGGTCGCCTCCTCGAGATCATCCTCGATCTCGCGCAGTGTGAACTGGTAGCAGACGCTTTCGTCCCAGTACTTCTGGCCATCCGGCATGGCATAGGAAAAGCCATATTCATCAGCAAGCTGGCGCCAGTTCGGGCGCTCGGCGATGGGGACACGGCGCATGTCAGGACGAGCTCGAATGGGACGAGAAGCTGGATGCCGTCGTGCCAAAACCACCCCGCGACACCGAGGACTGGCCTTGCGACGAGGCCGAATTGCTCGACCCGCCATAGCCGCCGAAATAGCCCCAGCTCGAGCCGCTGCGTGAAGAGGACGACGAGCAGCTCGAGCCGGTCCGAAACGGAGACCCGGCTAGCGTCATGTAGCGGCCGTCCGTCCCCTGGCGAACATGCTCATGGGTCCATGTGCCGCTACTCGAAGAGCGGGTGAGACCGAGCGCGCTGACGCCCGACGTGAACGCCGCACGGCAGGTCGGCCCCGGCATCAGCCGCTCGCACTGGTCGACCGATGTCACGATCTGGCCGACCGGCTGGCAATTGCGCTGGCCGAGGCCGAAGCCGTTGGTCGCGGCGAAAGTGCCGCAACCAACCAGCGCCATGGCACCAATGCCCATCGGCGAGAGCAGTACGGAACGTTTGCGCGCCGGACCTGGAGAACTGGAAGACACCGCCCGCCTCCTCAGGTTGTCATCGAGGCAGCGGCAAGCTGCCCGCCAGTGATCGAGACGGCGCCGAGCCAGATGCCGGCCGACAGTTCGCCGCGATCGATCCGTCCGCTGAGGTCGTTGATGACCAGTCGGGCGATGTAATAGATGCCGAGCTGGACGATCAGCGAGATGAGCGCCCAC
This region of Phreatobacter aquaticus genomic DNA includes:
- the glmU gene encoding bifunctional UDP-N-acetylglucosamine diphosphorylase/glucosamine-1-phosphate N-acetyltransferase GlmU; this translates as MTDRTCLSVVLAAGEGTRMQSARPKVLHEVAGLSMVGHVLRAVAEAGGTAAAVVIGPDREDVAAEARRLVPDASVHVQRERLGTAHAVLQAEEALAKGYDDVIVAFGDTPLVRPETFARLRAAVAAGADVVALGFEAANPFGYGRLVVENGVLAGIVEEKDATEAQRAITLCNGGLMALAGRHVLDLLKRIGNANAKGEYYLTDIVAVARASGLTTAIVTAPEEEVRGVNDRVQLSEVEAIAQARLREKAMRAGVTMTAPDTVFMSFDTQLGRDVMLEPHVMFGPGVTVEGNVTIRAYSHLAGCHIASGAILGPFARIRPKSRIGEGVHIGNFVEVNRTVMAARAEANHLAYLGDATIGEGTNIGAGTITCNFDGADKHPTIIGRDVFVGSNSTLVAPLTIGDEVLIAAGSTITKDVESGALAFGRPKQAALAGRGVEKIRANKVKRAERKAKGG
- a CDS encoding glutathionylspermidine synthase family protein; this encodes MRRVPIAERPNWRQLADEYGFSYAMPDGQKYWDESVCYQFTLREIEDDLEEATSEMVALCGELAGRAVRDEAYLKRLAIPESFWSFIETSWNRSDMSLYGRFDFVYGGNGPAKLLEFNADTPTSAYEAAVFQWLWLEDRIATGKLPGSADQFNSLHDKLIARFKAFPRFGTPFHMTAFSSELEDRKTVEYLADCAREAGHQVKLIDIADIGRDGLNQFVDDENRPIQRIFKLYPWEWLIHEPFGAAIPQARTTWIEPAWKMLLSTKAILPELWKIAPGHPNLLEAYHEGDPAASALARDHVAKPIFSREGANVEIKRAGVTVAFPEGPYDQVPRVLQALAPDAVFDGMRPVIGSWIVDTEPAGIGIREDKGLVTGNLSRFVPHAIID
- the kdsA gene encoding 3-deoxy-8-phosphooctulonate synthase, translating into MASALKPSGRVVAAGSVRFGNHLPLALIAGPCAMESRAHALEVASALKEITTRLGIGLVYKSSFDKANRTSGKSSRGIGLSAALPIFAEIKETLGLPVITDVHEIEHCAAAAEVVDILQIPAFLCRQTDLLVAAAQTGRVVNVKKGQFLAPWDMANVAAKVTEAGNPNVMVTERGVSFGYNTLVSDMRALPIMAETTRAPVIFDATHSVQQPGGKGATSGGQREFVPVLARAAVAVGVAGVFIETHPDPDKAPSDGPNMVPLAELEGLLKTLMAFDRLAKGLG